In Gemmatimonadales bacterium, the following are encoded in one genomic region:
- a CDS encoding mechanosensitive ion channel family protein: MTALLHSILLQQTSLLDRVLAMFDTTPAIARIKLVNVLTIWVLTWIGWQVVKLLAKRIVALASLHPGDSPTLHEKRAKTLAQLLRSTGRGLLGILAVVLTLTQFINIAPVLGLGAAGALAVSFGAQSLVKDYFAGFFILLENQFGVGDSIEAAGKAGVVERLTLRTVTLRDVEGTIHIIPNGQITTLSNKTRGWSRAIVDVGISYDNDIDTVIKVLKEEAASLAADPDWSPRFEAAPQVLGVESFGDNGVNIRTMLQTLPGVQAEVAREFRRRVMIRLERAGIKGARAQQTINIQQAPNSSAGTPSGEPAGEKASSNPAPKPPDPNASPIPGMS, from the coding sequence ATGACGGCGCTGCTGCATTCCATCCTCCTCCAGCAGACCTCGCTGCTCGATCGCGTGCTCGCCATGTTCGACACCACGCCGGCGATCGCGCGCATCAAGCTGGTCAACGTCCTGACGATCTGGGTGCTCACCTGGATCGGCTGGCAAGTCGTCAAGCTCCTTGCCAAGCGGATCGTCGCCCTCGCGAGCCTCCACCCCGGCGATTCGCCGACACTGCACGAGAAGCGCGCCAAGACACTGGCACAGCTGCTTCGCAGCACCGGACGCGGCCTGCTCGGCATCCTCGCCGTCGTCCTGACGCTCACCCAGTTCATCAACATCGCGCCGGTCCTCGGCCTCGGAGCCGCCGGTGCGCTGGCCGTTTCGTTCGGCGCACAATCGCTGGTCAAGGACTACTTCGCCGGATTCTTCATTCTGCTCGAAAACCAGTTCGGTGTCGGTGATTCGATCGAAGCGGCGGGGAAGGCCGGGGTGGTCGAACGGTTGACCCTGCGCACCGTGACGCTGCGGGACGTCGAAGGAACGATCCACATCATCCCGAACGGGCAGATCACCACGCTCAGCAACAAGACGCGCGGCTGGTCGCGCGCGATCGTCGACGTCGGCATTTCGTACGACAACGACATCGACACCGTGATCAAGGTGCTCAAGGAAGAGGCCGCGTCGCTCGCCGCCGATCCGGACTGGTCGCCGCGATTCGAAGCGGCACCCCAGGTCCTCGGTGTCGAATCGTTCGGAGACAACGGCGTCAACATTCGCACCATGTTGCAGACCCTCCCCGGCGTGCAGGCCGAGGTCGCGCGCGAATTCCGCCGGCGGGTGATGATTCGTCTCGAGCGCGCGGGGATCAAGGGCGCGCGAGCACAGCAGACGATCAACATTCAGCAGGCGCCGAATTCGTCCGCCGGAACGCCGTCCGGTGAACCTGCCGGCGAGAAGGCATCGAGCAATCCGGCACCCAAGCCACCTGATCCGAACGCGTCGCCGATTCCGGGAATGTCATGA
- a CDS encoding c-type cytochrome, giving the protein MKSACPALILFALASPASAQFPPERLTNIKAFPSTIAIPALIDSMKGFTRALGVRCTYCHVGREDQSLDQYDFPSDEKVSKEKARTMIRMVAAINAQYLAALPSRRDPPITVSCATCHHGVAQPRTIQQIVLDSYHRGGADSAEAAYRTLRARYYGSAAYDFGEVPLTDVAAAMQSERKGADAIRFYKLNVELLPTSGFGYRQLGLAYLAEHDTASAVAAFQKRLQLQPTNPEARQMTEMLTKQPPTRK; this is encoded by the coding sequence ATGAAGAGCGCCTGTCCTGCCCTGATCCTGTTCGCCCTGGCCTCGCCGGCGTCGGCCCAGTTCCCGCCCGAACGGCTGACCAACATCAAGGCGTTCCCGTCCACCATCGCGATCCCGGCGTTGATCGACTCCATGAAGGGGTTTACCCGCGCCCTCGGCGTTCGTTGCACCTATTGCCATGTCGGCCGCGAAGATCAGTCGCTCGACCAATACGACTTTCCCTCCGACGAGAAGGTCTCGAAGGAAAAGGCGCGGACGATGATCCGGATGGTGGCCGCGATCAACGCGCAGTATCTGGCGGCGCTGCCGTCCCGGAGGGATCCGCCGATTACGGTGAGCTGCGCCACCTGCCATCACGGAGTGGCGCAGCCAAGGACGATCCAGCAGATCGTCCTCGACAGCTACCACCGCGGCGGCGCGGACAGTGCAGAGGCGGCCTATCGCACGTTGCGGGCAAGATACTACGGTAGCGCCGCGTACGATTTCGGGGAGGTCCCGCTGACCGATGTCGCTGCAGCGATGCAATCGGAGCGCAAGGGAGCCGATGCGATCCGGTTCTACAAACTGAACGTCGAGTTGCTGCCGACGTCGGGATTCGGCTATCGACAGCTTGGCCTGGCCTATCTCGCGGAGCATGACACGGCGTCGGCAGTCGCGGCGTTCCAGAAGCGGCTGCAGCTGCAGCCGACGAATCCGGAAGCGAGGCAGATGACGGAAATGTTGACGAAGCAGCCGCCGACGCGGAAGTGA
- the cysS gene encoding cysteine--tRNA ligase, translated as MTLRLYNTLTRTVAEFVPLDPGRVSLYTCGPTVYNYAHIGNFRTFLFEDVLRRWLEASGYEVFHVMNLTDVDDKMIKGALAKHESIDDLAEPFIRAFFEDRDYLRILPAAVYPRATQFIPQQIALVSDLLDRGVAYRGDDGSTYFSIDRFPAYGRLSQLDRRELREGASGRVQSDEYAKEDARDFVLWKAVRDDDEKVGAAWDAPFGRGRPGWHLECSAMALSLVKEKFGRDVLDIHAGAVDLIFPHHEDEIAQSCAHTGEADFARVWMHGEFLTMAGTKMSKRFGNILTARDLRIDGVDAGALRLLFATTHYRQKLDFTDDALDAAREGSRRLSEFDSRLRQRPAADLGSFDRIAVVLDDEFTAAMDDDLNTPRALAALFEAVRAGNRALDGDEDVTRAFIDVWSKMTAVLQVVGSSPAALSGVVQDGSGAGSAVAQGDTPPDDARSQQDWAEYWAGQRVQAKGAADYPEADRIRALLAEHGWEVRDARDGTATVRRRS; from the coding sequence ATGACCTTGCGCCTCTACAACACGCTGACGCGAACTGTCGCCGAATTCGTCCCGCTCGATCCGGGACGGGTGTCGTTGTACACCTGCGGTCCCACGGTGTACAACTACGCCCACATCGGAAACTTCCGGACCTTCCTCTTCGAGGATGTCCTGCGCCGCTGGCTCGAGGCGAGCGGCTACGAAGTCTTCCACGTCATGAACCTCACCGACGTCGACGACAAGATGATCAAGGGCGCGCTGGCGAAGCACGAGTCGATCGACGACCTCGCCGAGCCATTCATTCGCGCCTTCTTCGAGGATCGTGACTACCTCCGGATCCTTCCGGCGGCGGTCTATCCGCGTGCCACGCAGTTCATCCCGCAGCAGATCGCGCTCGTGTCCGATCTCCTCGACCGCGGCGTTGCCTATCGCGGCGACGATGGCTCGACCTACTTCTCGATCGATCGGTTTCCCGCGTACGGCCGCCTCTCGCAGCTCGATCGGCGTGAACTGCGGGAAGGCGCCAGCGGCCGCGTGCAGAGCGACGAATACGCCAAGGAGGATGCCCGCGATTTCGTTCTCTGGAAGGCGGTGCGCGACGACGATGAGAAGGTCGGTGCCGCGTGGGATGCGCCGTTCGGCCGCGGCCGCCCCGGATGGCACCTCGAGTGCTCGGCGATGGCGCTGTCGCTGGTGAAGGAGAAGTTCGGCCGCGACGTGCTCGACATTCATGCCGGTGCCGTCGACCTGATCTTTCCGCACCACGAAGACGAGATCGCCCAGAGCTGCGCGCATACCGGCGAGGCCGACTTCGCACGGGTCTGGATGCACGGTGAGTTCCTCACCATGGCCGGCACCAAGATGTCGAAGCGGTTCGGCAACATCCTGACGGCGCGCGATCTCCGCATCGACGGCGTCGATGCCGGGGCGTTGCGGCTCCTCTTTGCCACGACGCACTACCGTCAGAAGCTCGACTTCACCGACGACGCGCTCGATGCCGCGCGCGAAGGATCTCGCCGGTTGAGTGAATTCGACTCGCGATTGCGCCAGCGACCCGCCGCGGACTTGGGCAGCTTCGATCGCATCGCCGTGGTGCTCGACGACGAGTTCACGGCGGCAATGGACGATGATCTCAATACGCCACGCGCGCTGGCGGCGCTGTTCGAGGCGGTGCGCGCCGGAAACCGCGCGCTCGACGGCGACGAGGACGTCACGCGCGCGTTCATCGATGTGTGGAGCAAGATGACCGCGGTGTTGCAGGTGGTCGGATCTTCACCAGCCGCGCTCTCGGGTGTGGTGCAGGACGGGTCTGGCGCCGGCAGTGCCGTCGCACAAGGCGATACTCCGCCCGACGACGCCCGGAGCCAGCAGGACTGGGCGGAATACTGGGCGGGGCAAAGGGTTCAGGCGAAAGGTGCGGCTGACTACCCCGAAGCCGACCGGATCCGCGCGCTCCTCGCCGAGCACGGCTGGGAAGTGCGCGACGCGCGTGACGGGACCGCCACCGTCAGGCGCCGGAGTTAG